TCAAGCAATAAAATTTTTGCGGACATTTTATTTCTCTCTTCACTTTCATTCTAACCCCCTATTCATAGGGAGTATTGACTTTATTTTTTATCTTTACAATGGCACGAAGCCTTTTTACACTTGGAATCTTTAACATCTCCGCACGCCATTAGACCACTTTCTTTGCGCTCCTTGCTACTCATTTTCTCAATATGCTTTTTCATCGCCTCACGCGTAGCTTTTTTGTATTCCCTATATTGTTTAACACTTAACTTTTCGGTAGCCTTTTCATATTGCTCTTTAAGTTTGCTTTTGAATTCTTTTGCTTCTTTTTCTGTTTTTGCCTTAAGTCGTTTTGCTACTTCAAGTTCATAATCTACAAACTCCTCTACCTTCACAATGCCAGAAAGCTTAATAAGTTCCCCATCACTTTTTGAACTAAAATCTGCCGCATTAAGATTACTACAAAGCAACATACCTAAAACACTGCTCAATACATACACCTTTACACTTTTCATAAAAACTCCTTATTGTGAT
This DNA window, taken from Helicobacter sp. MIT 21-1697, encodes the following:
- a CDS encoding DUF1104 domain-containing protein; translated protein: MKSVKVYVLSSVLGMLLCSNLNAADFSSKSDGELIKLSGIVKVEEFVDYELEVAKRLKAKTEKEAKEFKSKLKEQYEKATEKLSVKQYREYKKATREAMKKHIEKMSSKERKESGLMACGDVKDSKCKKASCHCKDKK